Proteins encoded by one window of Teretinema zuelzerae:
- a CDS encoding chemotaxis protein CheD has product MRYNAQFGKPEKYIGPGDYFASAEDVIISTLLGSCISVALFDRTAKVGGLNHFMLPFPKTRDEEGLFSQSSRYGINAMELLINEILKKGGVKKNLHAKVFGGSSVIDFRKEATYNIPKMNIEFIFGFLEAEHIVVDSYSVGGSLPRKIVFFPLESRVLMRFSRTESSGLAHREDVYSQRLRESDAGGSGGPILF; this is encoded by the coding sequence TTGAGGTATAACGCCCAATTCGGGAAGCCTGAGAAGTATATCGGCCCCGGCGACTATTTCGCATCCGCGGAAGATGTAATTATTTCTACGCTGCTGGGCTCCTGCATTTCGGTCGCCTTGTTCGACCGCACCGCGAAGGTAGGCGGACTTAACCATTTTATGCTTCCGTTTCCGAAAACGCGCGACGAAGAAGGCCTGTTCTCCCAGAGCTCGCGCTACGGCATCAACGCCATGGAGTTGCTAATAAACGAAATCCTGAAAAAGGGCGGAGTAAAGAAAAACCTTCACGCGAAGGTGTTCGGCGGCAGCTCGGTCATCGATTTCCGCAAGGAAGCGACGTACAATATCCCGAAAATGAATATCGAGTTTATTTTCGGATTTCTCGAGGCGGAGCATATCGTCGTGGATTCGTACAGCGTCGGCGGATCCCTCCCCCGGAAAATCGTCTTTTTTCCCCTGGAATCCAGGGTTCTCATGCGTTTTTCGCGTACGGAGTCCTCCGGCCTCGCGCATCGGGAAGATGTGTACTCCCAACGGCTCAGGGAGTCCGACGCCGGCGGCTCGGGCGGTCCGATTCTTTTCTGA
- a CDS encoding response regulator, with the protein MGAAILVVDDSVSIRQSVRFILEQSGYTVFEAADGEEGLKRLSEQKVQLVITDVNMPNMDGLTMVKKIRETDGIKFVPILVLTTESQGSVVEEGKKAGATGWIVKPFNNEKLLETIKKVMP; encoded by the coding sequence ATGGGCGCTGCGATTCTTGTTGTCGATGATTCCGTATCTATCCGCCAAAGCGTGCGGTTTATTCTTGAACAGAGCGGATACACCGTTTTTGAAGCCGCAGACGGAGAAGAGGGCTTGAAAAGGCTTTCCGAGCAGAAGGTTCAGCTCGTTATAACCGACGTGAACATGCCCAATATGGACGGCTTGACCATGGTGAAAAAAATCCGGGAAACCGACGGGATAAAATTCGTGCCGATACTCGTTCTGACCACCGAATCGCAGGGTTCGGTCGTGGAGGAAGGAAAAAAGGCCGGAGCCACTGGTTGGATTGTGAAACCCTTTAATAACGAGAAACTGTTAGAGACCATCAAAAAAGTAATGCCTTGA
- a CDS encoding protein-glutamate methylesterase/protein-glutamine glutaminase — translation MINVMIVDDSAVVRQTLSEVLSNESDISVLATASDPYDAVEKLKHKIPDVIILDIEMPKMDGLTFLKKIMSQHPIPVIICSSKAEEGSQNVFQAMQFGAVDIIQKPKIGTKEFLEESRVMITDAVRAAHLTRVKKISSSVPAVAPKLTADVILPMGSPNVSIETTESVIVVGASTGGTEALRVFLEQLPIDCPGVVIVQHMPEHFTAAFASRLDGICAVNIKEAEDNDTVLRGRVLIAPGNKHLLLKRSGARYYVEIKNGPLVSRHRPSVDVLFRSTARYAGKNAIGVIMTGMGDDGAKGMLEMKQAGAFNFAQDEQSCVVFGMPKEAIKIGAVDKIATLNDLADLVIKKSKAR, via the coding sequence ATGATCAATGTGATGATTGTCGACGATTCGGCCGTCGTACGCCAGACATTGTCCGAAGTGCTCTCCAACGAATCCGATATTTCGGTTCTCGCGACGGCCTCGGATCCCTACGACGCCGTTGAGAAGCTGAAGCACAAGATTCCCGACGTGATTATTCTCGATATCGAGATGCCGAAGATGGACGGCCTGACCTTCCTCAAGAAGATTATGAGCCAGCATCCTATTCCGGTGATTATTTGTTCGAGCAAGGCCGAGGAGGGATCCCAGAACGTATTTCAGGCGATGCAGTTCGGGGCCGTCGATATTATTCAGAAACCGAAGATCGGCACGAAGGAATTTCTGGAAGAATCCCGCGTAATGATAACCGACGCCGTCAGGGCGGCGCATTTGACGCGTGTAAAGAAAATAAGCTCTTCTGTGCCTGCGGTCGCGCCGAAGCTCACTGCCGACGTAATCCTTCCGATGGGGTCGCCGAACGTGTCGATCGAAACGACCGAAAGCGTCATCGTCGTCGGCGCGTCTACCGGCGGAACGGAGGCGTTGCGGGTGTTCCTGGAACAGCTTCCGATAGACTGTCCCGGCGTGGTGATCGTTCAGCATATGCCGGAGCATTTCACCGCGGCGTTCGCGTCGCGCCTGGACGGCATCTGCGCCGTCAATATAAAGGAAGCGGAAGACAACGATACCGTTCTGCGCGGCCGGGTTTTAATAGCGCCGGGCAACAAGCATTTGTTGCTGAAGCGTTCGGGCGCCAGGTACTACGTAGAGATTAAAAACGGTCCGCTGGTGTCGCGGCACAGGCCGTCCGTGGATGTTCTGTTCCGCTCGACCGCGCGGTACGCGGGAAAAAACGCGATCGGCGTCATAATGACCGGGATGGGCGACGACGGAGCCAAGGGCATGCTTGAGATGAAACAGGCCGGCGCCTTTAACTTCGCCCAGGATGAGCAATCCTGCGTGGTGTTCGGGATGCCCAAGGAAGCGATTAAAATCGGCGCCGTCGATAAAATCGCGACTTTGAACGATCTGGCGGACCTGGTCATTAAAAAGAGCAAGGCTCGCTGA
- a CDS encoding CheR family methyltransferase yields the protein MTEASFNRFRTFIEGNLGIKMPPSKMIMLETRLGKRLRALRLDDYEQYCDYVFSDEGFAQEIQQLIDVVTTNETDFFRESHHFDLMTSRVLPSLVQENGIKNLNVWSVAASTGQESYTLAMVIEEFARAKAIPLEYKILGTDISEKVLKIATTGIYTLHQASKIPDSLKRRYCMKSKNPEQKTLRMTPEIRQKVLFRQLNLMDDSYPIRKQYHIVFCRNVFIYFDRPTQKQVLQRIYSHIAPGGYLFMGHSENIGSVDLALRSISTAAYRKEE from the coding sequence ATGACTGAGGCATCGTTTAACCGTTTTCGTACCTTCATCGAGGGAAACCTCGGCATAAAAATGCCTCCCTCGAAGATGATCATGCTCGAAACCCGCCTTGGAAAGCGTCTGCGCGCGCTGCGTCTCGACGACTATGAGCAGTATTGCGACTACGTGTTCAGCGACGAAGGCTTCGCGCAGGAGATTCAGCAGCTCATCGACGTGGTCACCACGAACGAGACCGATTTTTTCCGCGAGAGCCATCATTTCGATTTGATGACTTCCAGGGTACTGCCGTCCCTTGTACAGGAAAACGGCATCAAGAATCTCAATGTCTGGTCGGTAGCCGCGTCGACCGGCCAGGAATCCTATACGCTCGCCATGGTGATAGAAGAATTCGCCCGGGCAAAAGCGATTCCCCTGGAGTACAAAATTCTGGGGACCGACATTTCGGAAAAGGTGCTGAAGATCGCTACAACCGGGATATATACGCTGCATCAGGCTTCGAAGATTCCGGACTCGCTGAAGCGGCGGTATTGCATGAAAAGCAAAAACCCGGAGCAGAAGACTCTTCGGATGACTCCCGAGATCCGGCAAAAGGTGCTGTTCCGTCAATTGAATTTGATGGACGATTCATATCCGATCCGCAAGCAGTATCATATAGTATTTTGCCGGAACGTATTCATTTATTTCGACCGCCCGACGCAGAAACAGGTTCTTCAGCGAATCTACTCGCATATCGCCCCGGGAGGATATCTGTTCATGGGGCATTCGGAAAACATCGGGTCTGTTGATTTGGCTCTGCGAAGCATATCCACGGCGGCATACCGTAAAGAGGAGTAA
- a CDS encoding chemotaxis protein CheA — protein sequence MKNDKFIETFKEEALELLGTLETTLLELEENPEDKELISAVFRVMHTIKGSAAMFGLDKISSFAHEVESILTALREGRISVTTDLIGNTLTARDHILEMLEDFSDASDPLSENLSAFLEAFRVATGFAASVRKDAADEVSSVSSAADSHAGSGRKAKDEELKTWHILFRPGADFFRRGASPLSILSEIRGLGETVCIPFFDRVPAAADFDPEDCATGWDIYVSTGASENQIRDIFIFVEDFSEVKIECLENLIEENIPADKKLGEILVDSGKLDAQVLSRILGRQKRIGEILVEEHLVSQTDLKAALEAQKQIQKVQKTKALAADMSTIRVKSEKLDQLMSLVGELVTVHARIQQTSRTFAENDELVSIVEQFGRLTDELRNNTMSIRMVPIGTTFSSFKRLVRDLSTELGKSVELETEGGETELDKTVIEKLNDPLIHIIRNSLDHGIESPEVRAERGKPAAGTIRLSATQTGASVHVTIEDDGNGLNKAAILKKAVGKGLIAPDSQISDEEIYRLIFAPGFSTKEQVTAVSGRGVGMDVVNRQMELINGSIAIESREAKGTRIILKIPLTLAIIDGLLVRIGEEFFIIPLAVVVGCLEFIQKNQKNDNNVVIFHDKQLPFVNMRDFFAIPGTRNDIEQIVVVNIKNTHVGILVDQVIGGNQTVIKPLGKLYKRAVGVSSGSILGDGSVALILDVEQIVDASEKAEND from the coding sequence ATGAAAAACGACAAGTTCATCGAAACCTTTAAAGAGGAGGCTCTGGAGCTTCTCGGAACTCTTGAAACCACGCTGCTCGAGCTGGAAGAGAATCCCGAGGACAAGGAGCTTATATCGGCCGTTTTCCGGGTCATGCACACCATCAAGGGTTCCGCCGCCATGTTCGGCCTTGATAAAATTTCGTCGTTCGCGCACGAGGTGGAGTCGATATTGACCGCGCTGCGCGAGGGCCGCATCTCGGTGACTACCGACCTCATCGGCAATACGCTTACCGCCCGGGATCATATCTTGGAGATGCTCGAAGATTTTTCCGATGCTTCCGATCCCCTGAGCGAAAACCTTTCGGCCTTTTTAGAGGCTTTCCGGGTAGCGACAGGCTTTGCCGCGTCCGTGCGGAAAGACGCCGCGGACGAAGTATCCTCTGTTTCCTCCGCGGCCGATTCCCATGCCGGATCAGGTAGAAAAGCAAAGGACGAGGAACTGAAAACCTGGCATATTCTATTCCGCCCCGGCGCGGATTTCTTTCGGCGCGGCGCAAGCCCCCTCTCCATTCTTTCTGAAATCCGCGGGCTGGGCGAAACAGTCTGCATACCCTTCTTCGACCGCGTTCCCGCTGCCGCCGACTTCGATCCTGAAGACTGCGCGACCGGATGGGATATCTATGTATCAACCGGCGCCTCGGAAAACCAGATACGGGATATTTTCATCTTTGTCGAGGATTTTTCCGAAGTGAAAATCGAATGCCTTGAAAATCTGATAGAAGAGAATATTCCGGCGGACAAAAAGCTGGGCGAGATTCTCGTGGACAGCGGGAAGCTGGACGCGCAGGTGTTGTCGAGAATTCTCGGGCGGCAAAAGCGCATCGGCGAAATTCTTGTGGAGGAACATCTTGTATCCCAAACAGATTTGAAGGCGGCTCTTGAAGCGCAGAAGCAGATTCAAAAGGTTCAGAAGACCAAGGCGCTCGCCGCGGATATGAGCACCATCCGCGTGAAATCGGAGAAGCTCGATCAGCTCATGTCCTTGGTCGGAGAACTCGTCACCGTCCATGCCAGAATCCAGCAGACGAGCCGAACCTTCGCGGAGAACGACGAGCTCGTTTCAATAGTCGAACAATTCGGGCGGCTTACCGACGAGCTCCGTAACAACACGATGAGCATCCGCATGGTTCCGATCGGCACGACTTTTTCGAGCTTCAAGCGGCTTGTCCGGGACCTGTCGACCGAGCTGGGGAAATCCGTCGAGCTTGAAACCGAAGGCGGCGAAACCGAGCTTGATAAAACGGTCATCGAAAAGCTCAACGATCCGCTTATCCACATCATCCGCAACTCTTTGGACCACGGAATCGAAAGCCCGGAAGTGCGCGCCGAGCGCGGAAAGCCCGCCGCCGGAACCATACGTCTTTCCGCGACTCAAACCGGAGCCTCCGTTCACGTCACCATCGAGGACGACGGAAACGGCTTGAACAAGGCTGCCATTCTCAAAAAGGCAGTCGGCAAAGGCCTGATCGCTCCCGATTCGCAGATAAGCGACGAAGAAATATACCGCCTTATCTTCGCTCCCGGGTTCTCCACAAAGGAGCAGGTTACCGCCGTTTCCGGCCGCGGAGTCGGAATGGACGTGGTGAATCGCCAGATGGAGCTCATCAACGGAAGCATCGCGATAGAAAGCCGTGAGGCTAAGGGCACCCGCATCATTCTGAAAATACCGCTCACTCTCGCGATCATCGACGGCCTCCTCGTGCGCATCGGCGAAGAGTTCTTCATCATCCCGCTCGCCGTCGTAGTCGGCTGCCTCGAGTTCATACAGAAGAACCAGAAGAACGACAACAACGTGGTCATCTTCCACGACAAGCAGCTTCCCTTCGTGAATATGCGCGATTTCTTCGCGATTCCCGGAACAAGAAACGATATCGAACAGATCGTCGTGGTGAACATTAAAAACACCCACGTCGGAATATTGGTTGATCAGGTTATCGGCGGAAACCAGACCGTCATCAAACCCTTGGGCAAGCTCTATAAGCGGGCCGTCGGAGTCTCCAGCGGCAGCATTCTCGGGGACGGCTCTGTGGCTCTGATTCTGGATGTCGAACAAATCGTCGACGCCAGCGAAAAGGCGGAAAATGACTGA
- a CDS encoding STAS domain-containing protein gives MTDTGNLTIDRVQSAKTAFLEVLSAKRSLELDITACEEIDLSGLQLLVSLLRSSLSGSGKVSFRGAPTEAFNAVLLTAGVIESPCRTAEEVEEKIKAVL, from the coding sequence ATGACCGATACGGGCAATCTGACCATCGACCGCGTGCAGAGCGCGAAAACCGCGTTTCTTGAAGTGTTGTCGGCGAAGCGCAGCCTGGAGCTGGATATTACCGCATGCGAAGAAATCGATCTTTCAGGGCTTCAGCTTCTTGTATCTCTGCTTCGCAGCTCGTTGTCCGGATCGGGAAAGGTATCATTTCGCGGCGCTCCGACGGAAGCTTTCAACGCAGTTTTGCTCACGGCCGGCGTAATCGAATCGCCGTGCAGAACAGCGGAAGAAGTTGAAGAAAAAATAAAGGCGGTTCTTTGA
- a CDS encoding chemotaxis protein CheW, whose translation MDVTDLNGINEYLTFSLAGELYAINVGNIREVLGVPRITRVPRMPEFMSGVINLRGNVVPVLDLRLKFGLGSTEITEDTSIIVTEIDNFFDDDEENCFTIGIFSDNVEKVETIEPSAIEPPPKIGIAIDTEFIVGMGKIGESFVIILNINKLLSGHELLDSIQEEEALS comes from the coding sequence GTGGATGTAACCGATTTAAATGGGATTAACGAATATTTGACTTTTTCTCTCGCCGGAGAGTTGTACGCGATAAACGTCGGCAATATCCGGGAAGTTCTCGGGGTTCCCAGAATAACCCGGGTTCCCAGGATGCCGGAGTTTATGAGCGGCGTGATCAATCTTCGGGGGAATGTCGTTCCCGTTTTGGACCTCCGGTTGAAATTCGGCCTCGGTTCGACGGAAATTACCGAGGACACCTCGATAATCGTGACCGAGATAGACAACTTTTTCGACGACGACGAGGAAAACTGTTTTACGATCGGCATCTTCAGCGACAATGTGGAAAAGGTTGAAACAATCGAGCCTTCGGCGATCGAGCCTCCCCCGAAAATCGGAATCGCGATAGACACCGAGTTCATAGTCGGCATGGGGAAGATCGGCGAATCCTTCGTGATAATCCTGAACATCAACAAACTGCTCTCCGGCCATGAGCTTCTCGATTCCATACAGGAAGAGGAGGCTCTTTCATGA
- a CDS encoding chemotaxis protein CheW: protein MTDKNRQEIHQYLTFKLADEMYAVNVANIKEVLGIPKITKVPKMPPHMKGIINLRGSVVPVLDLCKKFDLGEITVTEKTGIIVTEIFRNKDDGTEEELVIGIFSDEVQKVITIEPESIEPPPKIGVSIDTEFIQGMGHVENNFIMILNINKILTGSEMEEIQSTAVEA, encoded by the coding sequence ATGACAGACAAGAACCGCCAAGAAATTCACCAGTACCTTACCTTCAAGCTTGCCGATGAAATGTACGCCGTAAATGTTGCGAATATCAAGGAAGTTCTCGGCATACCGAAAATCACAAAGGTTCCGAAAATGCCGCCCCATATGAAGGGCATCATAAATCTCCGCGGAAGCGTCGTCCCCGTTCTGGATCTGTGCAAAAAGTTCGATCTTGGCGAGATAACCGTCACCGAAAAAACAGGAATAATCGTGACGGAAATATTCCGCAACAAGGACGACGGCACCGAGGAGGAATTGGTGATCGGCATCTTCAGCGACGAAGTGCAGAAGGTGATAACGATAGAACCGGAAAGCATCGAGCCTCCGCCGAAGATCGGCGTTTCCATCGATACTGAGTTTATTCAGGGCATGGGCCATGTGGAAAATAATTTCATCATGATTTTGAACATTAACAAGATTTTAACCGGCAGCGAAATGGAAGAGATTCAATCCACCGCGGTAGAGGCGTAA